The following are from one region of the Nicotiana tabacum cultivar K326 chromosome 3, ASM71507v2, whole genome shotgun sequence genome:
- the LOC107759839 gene encoding LOB domain-containing protein 38, giving the protein MSCNGCRVLRKGCSENCILRPCLQWIETPEAQGHATIFVAKFFGRADLMSFISAVPENQRPGLFQSLLYEAAGRTVNPVNGVVGLLWTGNWHVCQVAVETVLRGGTLSPIPELFGKSSELDEESECTNVFKLLNHTRSKMQKRRRSSDEAAAKVLQLENLDLSLLTRGFQSEIVYSPSRNSEESVTTTCFESSLGDHQGKQPRLLSLFT; this is encoded by the exons ATGAGTTGTAATGGTTGTCGAGTCCTTAGAAAGGGATGCAGTGAAAACTGTATTCTTAGACCCTGTTTGCAATGGATTGAAACTCCTGAAGCTCAAGGCCATGCCACCATTTTTGTTGCCAAGTTCTTCGGTCGTGCCGATCTCATGTCCTTCATTTCCGCTGTCCCTGAAAACCAACGGCCCG GTCTATTTCAATCCTTGCTATATGAAGCAGCTGGAAGGACAGTAAACCCAGTGAACGGAGTTGTGGGACTATTATGGACCGGCAATTGGCACGTTTGTCAAGTGGCGGTGGAGACAGTCCTCCGCGGCGGCACGTTAAGCCCGATACCGGAGTTATTTGGTAAGTCATCAGAACTTGATGAGGAATCTGAATGCACAAACGTGTTTAAGCTTCTAAATCATACGCGATCGAAGATGCAAAAGCGGCGTCGTTCGTCAGATGAAGCAGCAGCAAAAGTGTTGCAGTTGGAAAATCTTGATCTCAGTTTATTAACACGAGGTTTTCAGAGTGAAATCGTGTATAGTCCGTCAAGAAATTCAGAGGAATCTGTAACCACTACGTGTTTCGAGAGTAGTCTTGGAGATCATCAAGGAAAACAACCCAGACTCCTGAGCTTGTTCACTTAG